The Cololabis saira isolate AMF1-May2022 chromosome 5, fColSai1.1, whole genome shotgun sequence genome segment ttagagttgtaagcaaattcttggattcttcatttctttgcaatccttttgaaaataatgttgTACTTtcaattttgtactttgtactttgtactttttacttttgtacttaagtacattttacaccacgtacttttggtactttattatatttaagttgaggtacttttatacttttacttaagtaatgttcttaatgggtactttttacttttacttaagtaattttcaagcagaaaatttgtacttttacttaagtacaatatttttgtactttttctacCTCTGTTTAAATCTTGTGGATCAAGACATATTCTCATTTTGTGTGGTTTTACCACGGTCTCCTTGCTGCTCACCCAATCTGTGGGCTCTGTTTGTCTCTCTATGACATCAAGGCTTTCCATTCGTTTCAGTTCTTTCTCAATGTCCTTTTTTAAAGCGACTGGAACTTTTCCTGATGAAACTTCAGGATCTACTTGAATATGGTGACTTCCAGGCACACAGCCTAGTCCTGTGAAtaaatcttcatattcacacaaGATGTCTGTATTTTTCTTGTCATTCCATAGATCCTTTGTACCATCCCCAGCTCAACACTAGACTCGCCTCCCAGTATTGCTTTTACTTCTTGCCTTATCACTTGAAATGTTATCTCATACTGTTTGTCTTTGTTCTGCCCCAGTGGCTTTTCTTTCTGTCCAAAAACGCCCACTAGCTTGAAGCTTGACTTTTTCAATTTGTCATAACTCAGTTTCAGCTTTTCTAATTCACTCTTTGACATGACGTTACAGGCAGCACCTGTATCTATCAtcactgtgattggctggtcttTGACATTCACAGTCTCTTTCCAGACCACTCTGCCACTTTTCACAACCACTTTGTTCACATGCTTGTCTTGTTCATTAACATGCACTGTTCCAATGAAcatgtcattttcatcatcacTTGCTGTGTCACATTCCACACCTCGTACTGTCCGGCGGTTATCTGTCTGTCCGCGACTCATGCACATCTTGGCGTAGTGATTTTTATGGTGACATTTGTTGCAGGTTTGACCACTTGCTGGACATTGTGTTGCTTCATGTTTGTACCCGCATCGTCCACAATCTGCATGTGATCTTTCCTTCTCCGTTTGTGGTCTGTCTttcttgtgcttgtgttgtttgtgtattttttgaACTTGCACGTCATTCTCTTCATGTAGCTTTTTGAGCTGGCTTGACTAACTTCTGCTGCACGGCAAATATCAACAGCTCTTTGTAGCGTTAGCTCGGGCTCTCTTAGCAATCTGCCTCAGATATGATCGTTTGTAAAACCACAGATGATCCTGTCTCTGATCAGTGACTCTGTCAGATCTCCAAATTCACAGTCTcttgctttatttttaagatCTGTGACGTAAGTATCAATGGATTCAGCATGGCCTTGCACTCTGGTATTAAACAAATGTCTCTGGTATGTTACGTTTTTTTCGCGGTTCCAGTACCTTCTGAACAGCTATTTTAAGCCTTCAAGTCCATCAACATCTTCATCAAACTCAAAAGTATTCTTCTCGGAGATTCCGCTCGCAATGAGATAAATCTCAAACTTTTGTATCCATACTCTCCAACTTTCTGCAAGATTGCCTTCTAAATGTAATGTCCCTGGAGGTCTTTGGTGGTCCGTCTTTCCGTCTTTTCAATCAATTTCTGACACCATGTAATATATCAGACCGTGAGGCAGCGTGAGGTAAACTGAATAAAGTTTCATTGACCATGATGCTCTCAGTCTTACAGTATCACCTCCTGGTGACTTCCAGTACAGCCAACATACATGACAGCCAATCTCttcacttttttctctccaaatatttttgatttgttttgtgttgGTAGTGCTCCATGAACACATTCCACTAATCAGTACATTGAAAAGCAGCTACAATTAGCCCCTCTCCTGTAGTCGCAGCAACGTTTCTGTGTAGAGAAGTGAATTCAAAGTTATGGACAGAAAGTCGCACAATATATATAAGCCCATATCATGAAGTGCAGTTAAAGAGATATGTGATATTTGCAAGGGGGCAGCAGGTATCACTGATGCTTGCTTGCAGATGTTGGAAACTCCAGTTCATTTACTTCCACCCTGTCCACCTGTGTTAGAGGCATAGCAGAAGTGTCAGACAAAGACATTACGTCGACAAGTCCACATTGTTCGACTGCTGAAGGAGAAAAGACAAATGTATTGGGAATATTCATAAAACAGCATTCTAATCAGTTCAGATGACAATTTCCCTTTCAANNNNNNNNNNNNNNNNNNNNNNNNNNNNNNNNNNNNNNNNNNNNNNNNNNNNNNNNNNNNNNNNNNNNNNNNNNNNNNNNNNNNNNNNNNNNNNNNNNNNNNNNNNNNNNNNNNNNNNNNNNNNNNNNNNNNNNNNNNNNNNNNNNNNNNNNNNNNNNNNNNNNNNNNNNNNNNNNNNNNNNNNNNNNNNNNNNNNNNNNNNNNNNNNNNNNNNNNNNNNNNNNNNNNNNNNNNNNNNNNNNNNNNNNNNNNNNNNNNNNNNNNNNNNNNNNNNNNNNNNNNNNNNNNNNNNNNNNNNNNNNNNNNNNNNNNNNNNNNNNNNNNNNNNNNNNNNNNNNNNNNNNNNNNNNNNNNNNNNNNNNNNNNNNNNNNNNNNNNNNNNNNNNNNNNNNNNNNNNNNNNNNNNNNNNNNNNNNNNNNNNNNNNNNNNNNNNNNNNNNNNNNNNNNNNNNNNNNNNNNNNNNNNNNNNNNNNNNNNNNNNNNNNNNNNNNNNNNNNNNcttgctcccttccttccttcttttctcccttccttgcttctttcctcccttccttcttttcttccttccttcctttctccattccttccttcgttccttccttatatccttccttctttcttccttccttctttttctcccttccttccttctttccttccttctttcctcccttccttctttcctcccttccttcttttctcccttccttccttccttccttccttctttccttccttcttttctcccttccttccttcttttctccctcccttccttctttcctcccttccttccttccttccttccttctttccttccttccttccttctttctttctcccttccttccttccttcttccttccttccttccttccttccttccttccttccttctttccttccttctttcctccctcccttccttccttccttctttcctttctcccctctccttccttccttccttctttcctttctcacttccttccttcttttcttctttccttccttctttcctttctcccttccttccttccttttcttccttccttcgtttctttctttcctccttttttctcccttccttccttcttttctccctcccttccttctttcctccctcccttccttccttccttccttctttcctttctccttccttcgttccttccttccttccttcctcctttttctcccttccttccttcttttctcccttctctaCTTTTAGTGTTTCTGTTATGTGAGTTCAAAGCTTTTACATGGTGTGTAGTTGGAGGAGCATAGTGAAGAGAAGCTCATCTTCTGTCTTCCTGCTAGTGTTCACTACGTCCTGTTGACAGCAccttattagtattattttaatattttcttcATCTCCTGGACTCTGTGTGCATTGTTATCTTctctgtgactacgtttacatgcagtcaaaattcgggttattactaatattctggttactgaaacattggggaatattccgtttccatggtaattaatcattcaggatatctggatcaaaccagcgacgcacggagaacgtcatgacgcaattcccgtcatttctgcttcttcttcctgtatccaaattcaaaacaaatgctgcttcacgcaacttttctctctccttcttgtaaatcttctatcccggtactttctaccgtctacaaatgcagaaatgttcatatccttcattacatttatgaagtgattagtctcctcctggtcttggtttctccgtgtttagaagaacttcctggactcaaaagaccaggattccttgtgaacagagcatgtgcagaaaacaaattcctgttccgttgatgggaatattctgtttggtgtttacatgacccaatattcggttagaaaaggagtaacacagggctcatattggggtttttaaaaaccccaatatgagccaattctggttattcaaaggggttattggtgtttacatggccgtgcaaaactgggttattgccaatattagggttttaaaagggttattgatgcatggaaacacagtcagtgactacgtttccatgcatcaataacccttttaaaaccggaatattagcaataacccaattttgactgcatgttcTCTTCTCAGTGTCAGTTATTGGTGGGCTGCTCTGCCAGCTGGATTTTGACAGGAAAAGACTTTTATCCACTTCTGTTTTCCAGGGCCGCGGTCACTGAACTCCAGAGAACCCTGGTCTGGGGAAAGTAAACACAGGTTTAGCTCCAACAATTTAAAGCCTCTTTGAAACTAAGCTGGGAGCTCCACTGCAGTCCTTCGTTTATCTCTATGTACTGACGGTGCCCCGTGTTTGCAGCTGATAAGACGGGGAAAGGCTCGTCTGGACACGTATGTCAAATACTGCTGGTGTCGTCTTAACGAGTTGTTTCATTTTTCAGGATATTCTGTTTGACTCAACAACTCACTTGGTGAAGAAGTTTGTCCTACATACCAACTACCCTGGACATTACAACTTCAACATGTAAATATCTCTAGTGGTGTGAGCAGCTCTTTTCATATAAACctattggtgtgtgtgtgtgtgtgtgtgtgtatttatttatatatatatatatatatatatatatatatatatattatatatatatatatatatatatatatatatatatatattatatatatatatatatacacacacatcttgttttttgtatagaaattaaattcatttttgattataatgaaatagagtttagggggtaggatttaatttaaagtttttacttcttcctactccttttcgagcatgttcATTATGGTGgatacatgtttttatttatattttgtctttttttttcttatttacagtatttattattgattattattatagtttggttttattttcagtactttttcatgttcgaaataaaaattcaatCCAATTAGCATTTTTCCTTTGTCTGTATTTCTCACAcatagtagttttttttttatttttgtcatattttaCTCCCTATTTACCTATTTATtgtcaacatttttttaataaaaaaaaatattgtcaacattttttttttttaatttggatttGGTCTCTCTTGTTGCAGATATCATCGATGTGACTTTAAGATTCCACTTGTCATCAAAAAAGGTGAGACCAGTCTGAGTGTCACCTCTTTATCAGGACTGATTCCTTTGAGAAACATCTTTAATGTTAACGTTGCTTTTGCTGTTTGGACTCGATGCTTTTCAGAGGAGCTGATTCTCAGACGGAGGACTGTGTACTCACCACGTACAACAAGGTCAGTTATTATAACATGTTTCACACTCATTTTTAGGGATGCCCCCATACCATTTTGTTTTACTACGAGtacaagtattttaatttgtgtactcgccgataccgagtaccgatccgatacttctaccacaaaaataactgggctaaaaatgacatgaaaaatgcaatgaattggaagacaggttttatttgcaacagaattcaattttaaacaaaactgagCCGGCCTGTCTTTCCTCCgcgctttaagcctgaattatggttctgtgtcaaaTCAACGTCGTGCACACGCcttcgccgtgacgccgtcgtgaaccttcggacttctccgtcactccatttctccgcggtgcagtaccccccgtgaccgctaattcgcctGCTTTTCCTGAAtagtttatccgactttttccagtcacagtgaattcAAAGAGATAagggacaactattgtgcaaaaaaaccaaacaaaaaaaaatcacacatacacgaagaaaagagagctgaaagttcacgactgcttcaaaccggaaaccggaaatgcgttgctaccatgagaaccaatcacagccctctccgtctgcgtgtggtctgcgtcgcctccacgcgtagttacaattttcgggaggtgacgtcagtggacggggtcagtgacggcgtcagtggcggcatcagtgacggcgtcagtgacggcgtgtggtacacgtcaaaacaacgccgtaggcacggcgttgttttgacgcagaaccataacttaagctttagtctcatcgcaggtacatcaactgagcatgtgcggtgcttcacctgaagccgtccgtgtgaaacaacacaaacaatcaAATGGAATTTAAAAAGCAGGCTAAATtaaatgatgttacacactcttgtacagtaggtggcggtatgctccTTAAaagttggttgtgatccgccaataaaacagagaagaagaacatcataaacaatcccattgttagaGTCCGTTATAGAGCGGTGCCCGtgggtgagactggcagcgccatttcaggcaagatagtgacaattaatgCAAGCGGGACGACAGcagggtggacatatttcaaaataagggacgatgacagaagcaagacagactgtgggctgtcggcgcggctaaccggctaacggctaaccggaatgtatcaatgggattgttttatgttgtactgtgagttacgtggagtgtttaataaagttccctgtgagtaagggtaatactcaaccgtccagttgtataattaaggaagaaagaacaaactgaaaacacggaacagctggctgagcagcagctctcctgctgctgctcagccaggctgcagactgacccggggagccgcggggTGGTATCGGGCATCCCTACTCATTTTATAAGTGAATGACACAAAAACGTAGACGTGACTGGGATGAGATCAGAGCCTTGATGGAACCGCCGACGCGGTGCCAGCTGCCCGGCCAGCCTGCTGGATTTCCAGAGGGAAATAGTGGTGTTGTTAagaattttccctttttttttttggtgcgtCTATGACACTAGCGCTGTCTGAAAAGGGCTGGTGTTGCGTAAACCTTACAGGTTACGTGACCATGGCTGCGAGTGGTTGGTATGGCAGCATATGTGGGAATTACAAGGGGGTGAGGTTTTGTTCTGGCTCTACCATTCCTTTCAAACGTACtgtttttaaaaccaaaaaacacttgcattttcattttataagtttgaaaacatttttaaagtgtTAGTAAAAAGGGACTGTTTAATGTCACTGGGTGGCTGTTATTTGTTCTGCTGCTACGGGAGTCCGTGCTTTTGGATCACTGGAGCATTTTACTTTTCCAGTTTAACACATTTTGGGGTAATCTGATTAAATGTCATATGAATATTAGTTGTTTTCTAACATTGCATACAGATACGGAGACCATATTGGTCCGTAGACGAGTGAGACGTTTTAGTGTGTCTCTACTTTGTGTTTGTCTCTCAGTGGGATCAGATTCAGGAACTGCTCGGCCACCCGATGGAAAAGCCCGTCGTGCTGCACAGGTAACGAAGAAACACAATCACATTCATTACTGCAGATtgttgttaacccttgtgctgtctgcgggtgaaggaaggaaggaaggaaggaaggaaggaaggaaggaaggaaggaaggaaggaaggaaggaaggaaggaaggaaggaaggaaggaaggaaggaagggaaggaaggaaggaaggaaggaaggaagggagggagggagggagggagggagggagggagggagggagggagggagggagggaggaagggagggagggagggaggaagggagaaaagaaggaaggaaggaaggaaggaaggaaggaagggagggaggagaagggagaaaagaaggaaggaaggaaggaaggaaggaagggagggagggagggagggaggaagggagaaagaaggaaggaagaaaagaggaagggaaaaaggaaggagagagcaggaggaaagaaggaaggaagggaaaaagaattaaggaaggaaggaaggaaggaaggaaggaaggaaggaaggaaggaaggaaggaaggaaggaaggaaggaaggaaggaaggaaggaaggaaggaaggaaggaaggaaggaaggaaggaaggaaggaaggaaggaaaaaggatgTAAAAGGATGTAAAAGGATGtaatgatttgtaatgaatccacaatgtatgacatttatgtttttttaattgcattacagaaaataaagaactttatctcaatattctaattttctgagacagtcctgtaaataccTTCAATTCAAATTTTTGATTTTCCACAGCAAACTAcacatttcaaatattttccAGACAAATGTAATCTTCAATGTTTTTTCACCAGGTCCTCGTCAGCCAATAACACCAACCCGTTTGGCTCCACGTTCTGCTTTCGGACTGCAGAGGATGATCTTTGAGGTCAGTCAGCGTGTAGACCTGGACcaggcttttctttttctccccagCATTCAAATTCCAAAATATATAAAGTGTTGATTGGTCCCCTGAGTGAATTCAGCATATTCAGCAGtagtttttaattgaattgataaaaaccaattaaatgattacacctgtactgcaaaactgtaatgactcagatcctccatgtttgttacacaaacacgtatcaacggaattatctattctttctttctttctttctttctcttctttctttcctttctttctttctttctttctttctttctttctttctttctttctttctttctttctttctttctcttcttgctttcctttcttgctttctttcttttaggctcatttctttctttctttctggctcatatctttctttctttctggctcatgaTCGCCTGATCGCCGCggcttcgtggcgctcgaaacccggagactgtgttggtggggggggggggctgataagagggggggccgggAAGGCGTTGAGATGAGGTTGGTGTgtttatcagcaagtgtgtgtgtagcggtaagtccgtgaacttcgctcagagctgctcctcagccaatgtccttgatgttatcaggtcGGCTCGGTccagttctgaaaacagtccacagatgttcctgagaggggaggttagtgggggcagagtcaccttgtttacattccaccaggaagattgtgaccagagcgatcggcccaaaaccgccctgtcaaggccagattatagaatcaacaattatatgcaaacagacagactcaataattttccgtctgcctttagtctctggttcatcaatggcgactccaatcacacgaatttgtgatcaatttccgccaagccgagcttccaacttctccaagatcTTATCCATCCTGCCAGTGAGCTCAAAGACcaccgccagcctgcgattctgttcaagaatcgcatcccagcttacggctctgctcccccaaccgttaaagtctgagtgttgattcGCCTTGCTtgtcccttcagccacgtccagcagctctgaaagagccaaaacagctgtcgacgacttacgcgtttgtcggtagaccaggaatcccccctcctccgatcaagagaaatcctgctatcattaaTCCAATCacgaagcatcttcaacgtcctcgacagacaggatcgccaaacacaacagtttccaatatttgtaggaatcccattgtgtatccagcaaaaaatgtcccatcggggcagggaGGACTCCCTTACACCCTGGCTTCTCGTcacaaaaatttggtcaattgtgctgagagaccagttaatcaattccatgattgtagagtttgggaggagtgaaaaggagagactctgaagacgagacaggacaaaagcagtagcatatcctttctttctttcattcctttctttctttctttctcttctttctttctttctttcttctttctttctttctttctttcctttctttctttctttctttctttctttctttctttctttctttctttctttctttctttctttctttctttctttctttcttctctttctttctttcttctttctttctttctttctttctttcttcttctttcttccttctttcttctctttctttctttctttctttctttcttctcttcttcttcttccttccttccttcccttccttccttccttccttccttccacattgtgcgtggatttaactcagaaccataaatcagttttacacaaaaacgtcatcaacgggaatttatggtttttacggcgagatgacaaattcttaccgtggggaatttttttgacggtttatcgtgaacggtaaaatatcacccattcctattcCAGACCCAGAGCTGGACCAGAACCCCCTAAACATGTATCTGATCTGACCTCGGTCCACTGTGGGATCGGTGTCACTAACGTAGATCAGGGTCATTTTGaagaagcacttttgactgtAATGGAAATGCTGGGTATCGTCTCACATCCGGCACCAGTaacgtttctgtttctgttctcCTCTCCAGGTGATGCAGAACAACCACATAGCGTCAGTGACCCTGTACGGCGCTGCCCGGACCACCGCGCAGGCCCGGCCCgagtccagcagcagctcccacTGAAGCAAGTAACCACGTCCCGTCAAATCAACACCTACATCCAGCTCCTCTGACGACTGAATTTTAACCCAGAGCCAGATTCTTACCAGTGCAGACCTAACCGAACAAAGTCCTGCTAGTCTAGGCCAGACGCTTCACAacgagcagaaaactgttcaaTCAAACCTGACATTTATCAGCTTTTCACATGGGGGTACGAAGCCTCGGTTAGGTCCACTCAGGCCCGCTCCGCCGGCGCAGGCCGACTCTTCCAAGACCCGACAAGACATCCAGGAACACGGTTGCATCGCTGGAGCTTTGAGCATGAAGCAAGCGTTGAAGTGAAGGCTGCCATATCTGCTTTCTAGTGTGACTGCAATCACCCATTCATCCGCAGAGGCAGGATCGGAGCTCCGCTGCCTCCAATTAtccgattatcagcttaaattaaaggcagttggacttgacagtgacccgtacagttacccaagaaccagtggtccatgatgcaccgaatgttccgtaaccgaaattgttcggccgaaaatagcaacaaaaaaaaaaaccctttcggtgttcggtggaataagtggggggaaaaaaccgaacaattaccgtattttcccgCACCATAAGGCGCATcgtattataaggcgcaccttcaataaatGGCCCTCATTTAAAACAGccttccatatataaggcgcactaaatacaGGAGtgttctcagaaaattagaatattgtgattttctgtaatgcaattacaaaaacaaaaatgtcatacattctggattcattacaaatcaaatacaaatctttctgacactcagtctttcaaGAAGAGAGCCGATTACACGTGGGGTTCTTGCAGAACGTAACAAGTCCAACCCAAATCTCCCCAATGGCAAAACTATCCAACTACTATCACCACCTCTCCTGATTATCTCCTCACCTCACTTCCCGTGGaatctgaaaacacacacaagagcAAGAGAACAGCGATCGACCCGGCGGCCTCTGCCtgccc includes the following:
- the phaf1 gene encoding UPF0183 protein C16orf70 homolog, giving the protein MGVTVGEGDFAAGNCFSDCSFSISCGGSADKTGKGSSGHDILFDSTTHLVKKFVLHTNYPGHYNFNIYHRCDFKIPLVIKKGADSQTEDCVLTTYNKWDQIQELLGHPMEKPVVLHRSSSANNTNPFGSTFCFRTAEDDL